The following are from one region of the Staphylococcus schleiferi genome:
- a CDS encoding NAD(P)/FAD-dependent oxidoreductase, translated as MYQSIVIGGGPSGLMAAISASQHGKSVLLLEKKKGLGRKLKISGGGRCNVTNRLPYAEIIKNIPGNGKFLYSPFSIFDNQSIIDFFETRGVPLKEEDHGRMFPVSNQSQDVLDALIKTLHDHHVTIKEQHVVTSVEKQDEGYFIVKLQDGTTYQAKSIIIATGGTSVPQTGSTGDGYRFATALGHHITPLFPTEVPIKSNAPFIKKQQLKGLSLSNVGLSVLRKNGKKRITHQMDMIFTHFGISGPAALRCSQFVYYEQKAQHQTHIKMQIDAFPDVKEDALKQQIEQKLKSQPDKHIKNALKGLIEERYLSFIIDEANIDPQTTYHHLSQQKLAELTHLLKAFTFDVHGTLPLEKAFVTGGGVDIKEIVPSTMESKLAPGLFLCGEVLDIHGYTGGYNITSALVTGYVAGYFAGFVE; from the coding sequence ATGTATCAATCAATCGTCATCGGCGGTGGACCCAGTGGGCTTATGGCTGCAATATCAGCGAGCCAACATGGTAAGTCCGTCCTATTACTAGAAAAAAAGAAAGGTTTAGGTCGCAAATTAAAAATCTCTGGTGGAGGGCGTTGTAATGTAACGAATCGTCTCCCCTATGCTGAGATCATTAAAAACATACCAGGAAACGGTAAATTTTTATATAGTCCCTTTTCTATTTTCGATAATCAATCCATTATAGATTTTTTTGAAACACGGGGTGTGCCTTTAAAAGAAGAAGATCATGGACGCATGTTTCCGGTATCGAATCAATCACAAGATGTTTTAGATGCACTCATCAAAACACTTCATGATCATCATGTCACTATTAAAGAACAACATGTGGTGACATCCGTTGAAAAGCAAGACGAAGGCTATTTTATAGTCAAGTTGCAAGATGGCACAACATATCAAGCTAAATCCATTATTATTGCAACAGGTGGCACAAGTGTCCCACAAACAGGTTCTACTGGAGATGGTTACCGTTTCGCTACGGCATTGGGTCATCATATTACACCACTTTTCCCAACTGAAGTCCCTATTAAATCAAATGCCCCTTTTATTAAAAAGCAACAATTAAAAGGGCTTAGCTTGAGTAATGTTGGGCTTTCAGTATTAAGAAAAAATGGTAAAAAAAGAATCACTCACCAAATGGATATGATCTTTACTCATTTTGGTATTAGTGGTCCTGCTGCTTTAAGATGTAGTCAATTCGTCTATTATGAACAAAAAGCACAACACCAAACACATATTAAAATGCAAATTGATGCTTTTCCTGATGTTAAAGAAGATGCATTAAAACAACAAATTGAACAAAAATTAAAATCTCAACCTGATAAACATATTAAAAATGCACTCAAGGGACTTATCGAAGAACGATACTTATCTTTTATAATAGATGAAGCGAACATTGACCCTCAAACGACTTATCATCATTTAAGCCAACAAAAATTGGCTGAACTCACGCATTTGTTAAAAGCCTTTACTTTCGATGTACATGGAACCCTCCCCCTTGAAAAGGCATTTGTCACAGGTGGCGGTGTTGATATTAAAGAAATTGTACCGAGCACAATGGAATCAAAGTTGGCACCTGGTTTATTTTTGTGCGGTGAAGTTTTAGATATTCATGGTTACACCGGGGGATATAATATAACAAGTGCATTGGTAACAGGTTATGTTGCAGGCTACTTTGCAGGATTTGTAGAATAA
- a CDS encoding rhodanese-like domain-containing protein translates to MKEISVDQLKEMIMSSEPVHVIDVREDEEVAMGMIPEAEHIPMNKIPEKLEDFNKNTTYYVVCAGGVRSAKVVDYLNQHDIDAVNIEGGMHAWGDGGLEYKRI, encoded by the coding sequence GTGAAAGAGATCAGTGTCGATCAATTAAAAGAAATGATTATGAGCTCAGAACCTGTTCATGTCATCGATGTTCGTGAAGATGAAGAGGTTGCGATGGGAATGATTCCTGAAGCGGAGCATATTCCAATGAATAAGATTCCTGAAAAGCTCGAAGATTTTAATAAAAATACAACATATTATGTCGTTTGCGCTGGGGGCGTTCGAAGTGCAAAGGTTGTAGATTATTTAAATCAACATGATATTGATGCGGTCAATATCGAAGGTGGTATGCACGCATGGGGCGATGGGGGCTTAGAATATAAACGCATCTAA